A window of Daphnia pulicaria isolate SC F1-1A chromosome 10, SC_F0-13Bv2, whole genome shotgun sequence contains these coding sequences:
- the LOC124314727 gene encoding glutamate receptor ionotropic, delta-2-like codes for MTNYLIRLIYFSVPCKMPPFDVLTLRPDGNYTHTGSSKVLYDWVADKLNFTFSYYFVPNKLTKARYGNISDIATIINLIIDKEIDLSAMGMIATPDRKKLVDLVYAIWTEAYVMVVPAPGEEPRLFAFILPFQSTVWLLILITMITMVAIMSSFSKIYLKFFAKVNTGHNNLHPITSKEETSFRWIIHYAVYIINTMTNQGGGIAIARLSFRILVGAWLLIAMVLVNSYSGTVISYLTVPKMKQPINNLEDLARSEDVGLILLADTVIEQQIKDAETGALKVLGDQVRSNPDRIASSVPKLYSRLESGNFAFPFLKTFCQNFVLYDFKKDGKCRFKLTDPINIFGLWSLPMQKDSKYSAMFTIALMELWEAGIPPFSVKKALAGAEKCFAKTKPRASSREVPIRLADLMGAFFILGIGMSLALFAFLVEIIFNYRDLRSRRKKTTVQKTNSQ; via the exons ATGACAAATTACTTGATTCgcctgatttatttttctgtgccTTGCAAGATGCCACCCTTTGATGTATTGACTTTGCGTCCAGACGGGAACTACACTCACACTGGCAGTAGCAAAGTGCTGTATGATTGGGTCGCAGATAAACTCAATTTTAC gttttcttattattttgtaCCTAATAAATTGACTAAAGCCAGGTACGGAAACATTAGCGACATTGCTACAATTATTAACCTTATCATCGACAAA GAAATTGACTTGTCGGCTATGGGTATGATCGCAACTCCCGATAGAAAAAAGCTGGTGGACTTGGTGTACGCGATTTGGACGGAAGCCTACGTTATGGTGGTGCCTGCACCAGGCGAAGAGCCTCGACTCTTTGCGTTCATTCTTCCATTTCAGTCCACG GTGTGGCTACTCATCTTAATTACAATGATCACCATGGTAGCCATAATGTCATCGTTCTCGAAAATTTACTTGAAATTCTTCGCAAAAGTTAACACTGGCCATAATAATCTCCATCCGATTACTAGCAAAGAGGAAACCTCATTCAGGTGGATCATTCATTATGCCGTATACATAATCAACACCATGACAAATCAAG gGGGAGGAATCGCAATCGCTCGGCTCTCGTTTCGCATTCTTGTCGGGGCGTGGCTGTTGATCGCCATGGTCTTGGTCAATAGTTATTCGGGCACTGTCATTTCTTACTTGACAGTCccgaaaatgaaacaaccCATCAACAATTTAGAGGATCTAGCCAGAAGTGAAGATGTTGGGCTCATATTACTGGCAGATACGGTCATCGAGCAACAGATAAAG GATGCCGAAACCGGTGCACTCAAAGTTCTTGGTGACCAAGTTCGGAGCAACCCAGATCGAATAGCCAGCAGCGTACCGAAACTTTACAGTCGTTTAGAATCTGGGAATTTCGCTTTTCCATTC ttaaaaacattttgccaaaattttgtattgtacgattttaaaaaagatggcAAGTGTCGTTTTAAATTAACGGATCCTATCAACATTTTCGGACTTTGGTCTCTGCCTATGCAAAAGGACAGCAAATACTCAGCGATGTTTACCATTGC ATTGATGGAACTTTGGGAGGCCGGAATTCCTCCATTTTCCGTGAAAAAAGCCTTGGCAGGGGCGGAAAAGTGTTTCGCGAAAACGAAACCACGGGCGTCGTCACGCGAAGTTCCCATTCGATTAGCTGACCTGATGGGAGCCTTCTTCATTTTGGGCATCGGTATGAGCCTGGCACTGTTCGCTTTCCTcgtcgaaatcatttttaactaCAGGGACCTCAGATCTCGACGCAAGAAAACTACTGTGCAAAAGACAAACAGTCAATAG